In the Topomyia yanbarensis strain Yona2022 chromosome 3, ASM3024719v1, whole genome shotgun sequence genome, one interval contains:
- the LOC131692349 gene encoding nuclear inhibitor of protein phosphatase 1: MSNHYDIPSWAGKPPTGLHLDVMKDDKLIQKLMIDEKKCYLFGRNPQMNDFCIDHASCSRVHAAFVYHKHLNIAYLVDLGSTHGTYIGSVRLEAHKPTQLQINSLFHFGASTRHYMLRERPTVGSRSNIMEDIPMLDTSDGTYLGLPESQTELDNLTEYNTAHNRRISMLGITDETTSFKKNMKNKRKRKGVQFNEDEIIINPEDIDPSIGRFRNLIQSTVVPVSTKRTKFDINSMGFSTSSSPGKSLQHSHSLVPNLYHGIDDHTSEGRSGVGSTSGFSFDMDTTPSGLSSKLGIILPNPAPDVNPISATPSVMPPPLYNTMAPKNVKIVDKPDVSDEPKKKKYAKEQWPGRKPLGLGGF, from the exons ATGTCTAACCACTATGATATCCCGTCTTG GGCCGGTAAACCTCCAACAGGACTACATTTGGACGTAATGAAGGATGACAAGTTGATTCAGAAATTAATGATCGACGAAAAAAAGTGCTACCTCTTTGGGCGTAATCCCCAGATGAACGACTTCTGTATTGATCATGCGTCATGTTCGCGAGTGCACGCAGCGTTTGTATATCATAAACACCTCAACATTGCCTATCTGGTAGACCTGGGCTCAACGCATGGAACCTACATTGGGTCGGTCCGCTTAGAGGCACACAAACCAACGCAACTCCAAATTAACTCATTGTTTCACTTCGGGGCCTCAACGAGGCACTATATGCTTAGGGAACGACCAACAGTCGGATCAAGATCCAATATCATGGAAGATATTCCCATGCTGGACACAAGCGACGGAACTTATCTGGGACTGCCCGAAAGTCAGACGGAACTAGAT AATCTGACTGAATACAACACTGCTCACAACCGACGCATTTCGATGTTGGGCATCACTGATGAGACTACTAGCTTTAAGAAG AATATGAAAAACAAACGCAAACGAAAAGGAGTGCAGTTCAATGAGGATGAAATCATCATAAACCCAGAGGATATCGATCCTAGTATCGGTCGTTTTCGTAATCTCATTCAGTCTACAGTTGTTCCTGTATCGACAAAGAGAACGAAGTTTGACATCAATAGTATGG GTTTTTCGACATCATCATCTCCGGGAAAATCACTACAGCATTCTCATAGTTTGGTACCGAACTTGTACCATGGTATAGACGACCACACAAGCGAAGGTCGAAGCGGAGTTGGTAGTACTTCTGGGTTCAGCTTTGATATGGACACAACGCCTAGTGGTCTATCATCAAAGTTGGGCATTATCTTACCAAACCCTGCACCGGATGTTAATCCAATCAGTGCCACTCCCTCCGTAATGCCGCCTCCCCTGTACAATACGATGGCTCCCAAAAATG TTAAAATCGTTGACAAACCGGATGTTTCCGATGAACCCAAGAAGAAGAAGTATGCCAAGGAACAGTGGCCCGGAAGAAAACCGCTTGGATTGGGAgggttttaa
- the LOC131692246 gene encoding flavin reductase (NADPH) has product MKKIVIFGGTGTTGQCAVKYALEKGLKVRLMVRNEGTVPESFKGEVEVVKGDVVNPIDVSNAINGQDLVCVALGTRNDLKPTTELSTGMQNIVDAMKTTGIKQVSICLSTFLFFEKDKVPKIFTDLNAEHGRMLDVVKASGLEYRAIFPPHIADEPAGEYITAYDKSPGVSRSISKHDLGKFLIESLFDERHAGKLIGICTKPAC; this is encoded by the coding sequence ATGAAGAAAATTGTAATATTCGGTGGAACTGGTACGACCGGTCAATGTGCCGTAAAGTATGCTCTGGAAAAGGGTCTCAAAGTTCGGCTGATGGTACGTAATGAAGGTACTGTTCCAGAATCGTTTAAGGGTGAGGTAGAAGTGGTTAAAGGAGATGTGGTTAACCCTATCGACGTCTCCAATGCAATAAATGGTCAAGATCTTGTATGTGTTGCTTTGGGGACACGCAACGACCTAAAGCCCACGACTGAACTATCAACTGGCATGCAGAACATTGTTGATGCCATGAAAACTACAGGTATCAAACAGGTATCCATCTGCTTATCAACGTTCTTGTTTTTCGAAAAGGACAAGGTTCCAAAAATCTTTACGGATCTGAACGCCGAGCACGGACGGATGTTGGATGTAGTAAAGGCATCCGGGTTAGAATATCGTGCCATCTTTCCACCGCATATAGCTGATGAGCCTGCTGGAGAGTACATCACTGCCTACGATAAATCGCCAGGTGTAAGCCGTTCTATCTCAAAACATGATTTGGGAAAATTCTTGATTGAGTCGCTGTTTGACGAACGACATGCTGGAAAACTTATTGGAATCTGCACGAAACCTGCTTGTTga
- the LOC131689694 gene encoding malonate--CoA ligase ACSF3, mitochondrial: MSKFLLARKCIEVLTSFGGTIPGGATLSTKYVRTLATQAGKVRQATGGIDQHVPTDPEAIHARLHQRLTTLFEDESRRNLVVPPFKRALLYGEKSAIRDQTGDYSFIQIYEAVKRLALQISNCCGSASQSRVAFICPNNVTYVISQWACWFSGQIAVPLNPNYPQDLLEYYIKDSDASLLIATPEFQNIAQPLSTKLDKKLLVHHDLLKSNKLETQQQQEDETSYLDPKREHLLQLNDTLLVEGCLNGEFYRDANALILYTSGTTGKPKGVVLSYANLDAQYSALSHAWDVSGVDSVLHSLPLNHVHGTVVALNLPLSVGAKCVMLPKFDSSSVWSYLLNVNMTTKERVNIFMGVPTMYGMLIKEYDSVFGKNARMCDYVKTHCKNKIKLMISGSAPLPGSISNRWYDISGHQLLERYGMTETGMVISNPYIQDKTRVRKQGCVGMPLPGVRVKIVNKETQKEHIFEGAANQGFWDSSPNANVHDSTACHPAVSGEIYVTGKSVFQQYWQKPEETKAEFEDGWFKTGDTAEYVDGAIKILGRTSVDIIKSGGFKLSALEIETVLHEYPDTTDVAVVGLPDETWGSKVVAVLSVKDVETFSIPQLLAWLEQKLPKQAIPKEVKIVTEVPRNAMGKINKKDLIQKLCTELNQEQDKVVK; the protein is encoded by the exons ATGTCCAAGTTTCTACTAGCAAGAAAATGTATCGAAGTGTTGACATCATTCGGAGGGACAATTCCCGGCGGAGCTACACTGTCCACAAAATACGTTCGAACACTTGCCACTCAAGCCGGTAAAGTGCGGCAGGCGACTGGAGGAATCGACCAGCATGTACCGACCGATCCGGAAGCGATTCATGCACGTTTGCACCAACGATTGACGACACTTTTCGAGGACGAATCCAGGCGTAATTTGGTTGTTCCGCCCTTTAAGCGGGCCCTACTTTACGGGGAAAAATCGGCTATAAGGGACCAGACAGGAGATTACAGCTTTATCCAAATCTACGAAGCTGTCAAACGGCTTGCTTTGCAGATCTCCAATTGCTGTG gAAGTGCATCACAGTCACGTGTCGCATTTATCTGTCCTAATAATGTCACGTATGTTATCAGTCAGTGGGCCTGTTGGTTCTCAGGGCAAATTG CCGTTCCATTGAACCCCAATTATCCACAAGATTTACTGGAATACTACATAAAAGACTCGGATGCATCACTGCTTATAGCTACGCCAGAGTTTCAAAACATTGCCCAACCGCTGTCTACAAAGCTAGACAAAAAACTTCTCGTGCATCATGATTTGCTGAAATCAAACAAACTGGAGACGCAGCAACAACAAGAAGATGAAACGTCCTATTTAGATCCCAAAAGAGAACATCTGCTACAACTCAACGATACTCTATTAGTCGAAGGTTGTCTGAATGGAGAATTCTATCGGGATGCAAATGCGCTTATTCTATATACGTCCGGCACAACCGGAAAACCGAAAGGAGTAGTTCTGAGCTATGCAAATTTAGATGCACAATACAGTGCGCTCTCGCATGCTTGGGACGTTTCCGGGGTGGACTCGGTTCTCCATTCACTTCCATTGAATCACGTCCATGGAACAGTGGTTGCCCTCAATTTGCCACTATCAGTTGGAGCAAAGTGTGTAATGTTGCCTAAATTCGACAGTAGCAGCGTTTGGAGTTATCTCTTGAATGTGAACATGACCACGAAGGAAAGAGTGAACATCTTCATGGGTGTTCCTACTATGTACGGAATGTTGATCAAAGAATACGACAGTGTTTTTggtaaaaatgcaagaatgtgtGACTACGTCAAAACTCATTGCAAGAACAAGATCAAATTGATGATATCTGGGTCCGCTCCTCTACCGGGAAGCATTTCCAATCGGTGGTACGACATCAGTGGTCACCAACTGCTGGAACGGTATGGAATGACAGAAACTGGAATGGTTATTTCGAATCCATACATCCAAGATAAAACCCGGGTTCGCAAGCAAGGTTGTGTCGGGATGCCTTTGCCTGGCGTAAGggtaaaaattgtaaataagGAAACTCAGAAGGAGCATATTTTCGAGGGAGCTGCGAATCAAGGTTTCTGGGACAGCTCGCCAAATGCGAACGTACATGATTCAACAGCATGCCATCCAGCAGTGTCTGGTGAAATTTACGTCACAGGTAAATCTGTCTTCCAACAGTACTGGCAAAAACCTGAAGAAACTAAAGCAGAATTTGAAGACGGTTGGTTCAAAACAGGCGATACGGCCGAATACGTTGATGGCGCCATTAAAATACTAGGACGCACCTCCGTCGATATTATTAAATCAGGTGGATTCAAATTGTCTGCGCTTGAGATCGAAACTGTCCTTCATGAGTACCCCGATACGACAGATGTTGCTGTGGTTGGACTCCCAGACGAAACATGGGGATCCAAAGTGGTCGCAGTACTTAGTGTAAAAGACGTCGAAACTTTCAGCATACCACAACTTCTAGCGTGGCTGGAGCAAAAATTGCCCAAGCAAGCGATTCCGAAAGAAGTGAAAATTGTAACGGAAGTTCCACGAAATGCGATGGGAAAAATTAACAAGAAAGACTTAATCCAGAAGTTGTGCACCGAACTCAACCAAGAGCAGGATAAAGTCGTAAAATAA